In Papaver somniferum cultivar HN1 chromosome 1, ASM357369v1, whole genome shotgun sequence, a genomic segment contains:
- the LOC113321153 gene encoding cytochrome P450 71A1-like, translating into MSLPYFNMEFLPYHSLLLLLPLILLPALYFFIASKAKKNVNAEKPNFPPSPPKIPILGNFHQLGSHPHRSLHNLSQKYGPVMLLQLGRIPTLIINSAEAAKQILKTHDLEFCTRPDLVRPKRLTYNNLDIAFAPYGEYWKEVRKVSVHELLSMTRVQSFSAVREEEVADMIKSISATSSASAPIDLFEKSLSLSDKIISRIAFGKRAQKGEKYENGRLKEIIYEAMAALGYMRASNFFPEVGWILDRLSGAYWETEKSFHDFDKFFQQVIDEHLDPARQKAEHDDIIDVLLKLEKDNPSSTVHFSHDHIKAILTNLFIAGVDTSAVTINWAMAELIKNPKAMKKVQDEVRSYMGKSKDKVEEKDLDQFPYLKMVVKETLRLHPPAPFLLPRESMTYSKVGGYDVYPKTRVLINAWGIGRDPACWEKPDAFYPDRFVDSSFDFTGQQSFELVPFGGGRRGCPGVNMGLVTIELALANLLYCFNWELPNGMKNEDANMDEVAGTIAAHMKDPLYLVPIKV; encoded by the exons ATGTCTCTACCTTACTTCAATATGGAGTTTCTTCCTTATCACTCTCTTTTGCTACTGCTTCCTCTTATTCTCCTTCCTGCTCTATACTTTTTCATTGCATCTAAAGCCAAGAAAAATgttaatgcagaaaaacccaactTTCCTCCTAGTCCTCCAAAGATACCTATCCTTGGTAACTTCCATCAACTTGGCTCACACCCTCATCGTTCACTTCATAACCTATCTCAAAAATACGGTCCGGTTATGCTTCTACAGCTTGGCCGTATACCCACGCTCATAATCAACTCAGCTGAAGCTGCCAAACAAATCTTGAAAACACATGATCTTGAGTTTTGTACTAGACCTGATTTGGTTCGTCCAAAACGTCTTACGTATAATAACTTAGATATTGCTTTTGCACCTTACGGTGAGTACTGGAAAGAGGTTCGAAAAGTAAGTGTTCATGAATTGCTGAGTATGACGAGGGTGCAATCCTTCTCTGCAGTTCGAGAAGAAGAAGTCGCAGATATGATTAAATCTATCTCTGCTACTTCATCTGCTTCTGCTCCTATTGATCTTTTTGAAAAATCCTTAAGTTTATCTGACAAAATTATTTCTAGGATAGCCTTTGGTAAGAGGGCtcaaaagggagagaaatatgaAAATGGTAGACTAAAAGAAATTATATACGAAGCCATGGCCGCGTTGGGTTATATGCGCGCGTCTAATTTTTTCCCTGAAGTAGGTTGGATTCTTGACAGACTCTCTGGTGCATATTGGGAAACTGAAAAAAGTTTCCATGATTTTGATAAATTCTTTCAACAAGTCATCGACGAACATCTCGATCCAGCAAGACAAAAAGCCGAGCACGATGATATCATTGATGTTCTGCTCAAACTCGAGAAGGACAATCCATCTAGTACAGTTCATTTCTCTCACGATCATATCAAGGCAATTCTTACT AATTTGTTTATTGCCGGAGTAGACACATCAGCGGTAACCATAAATTGGGCAATGGCAGAACTTATTAAAAATCCTAAAGCAATGAAAAAAGTACAAGACGAAGTTAGAAGCTATATGGGTAAAAGCAAAGACAAGGTAGAAGAGAAAGATCTTGATCAATTCCCATACCTAAAGATGGTAGTCAAGGAGACCTTACGGCTACATCCTCCAGCTCCATTTTTGCTTCCCCGAGAAAGTATGACATACAGTAAGGTTGGCGGGTACGACGTATACCCAAAAACAAGAGTCCTTATAAACGCATGGGGAATAGGGAGAGACCCAGCATGTTGGGAAAAACCAGATGCATTTTACCCAGACAGGTTCGTAGACAGCTCATTCGACTTCACAGGACAACAAAGTTTCGAACTCGTACCTTTTGGAGGAGGTCGACGAGGTTGTCCGGGTGTTAACATGGGGCTCGTAACTATAGAACTTGCACTTGCAAATTTGTTGTACTGTTTTAATTGGGAGTTGCCAAATGGGATGAagaacgaagatgcaaacatgGATGAAGTGGCTGGTACTATTGCTGCCCATATGAAAGATCCTCTATACCTTGTACCTATTAAGGTATGA